A stretch of Campylobacter showae DNA encodes these proteins:
- the frr gene encoding ribosome recycling factor, whose product MLNEIYKKQKEHSDKCIEGLKRDFTTLRTGKVNISIVDNIYVDYYGSQTPLNQVATVLTSDASTISITPWEKPMLKTITAAISAANIGVNPNNDGESVKLFFPPMTVEQRQENAKHAKAFGEKAKVSIRNIRKDANDEVKKLEKDKTITEDESKKGQDEVQKITDSYTSKIDSLVKEKENELLKV is encoded by the coding sequence ATGCTGAATGAAATTTACAAAAAACAAAAAGAGCATAGCGACAAATGCATCGAGGGCCTAAAACGCGACTTTACCACGCTTCGCACGGGCAAGGTAAATATAAGCATAGTCGATAATATTTACGTGGATTATTACGGTAGCCAGACCCCGCTAAACCAAGTCGCCACCGTGCTAACGAGCGATGCTAGCACTATAAGCATTACGCCGTGGGAAAAACCGATGCTAAAAACTATCACCGCAGCGATCTCTGCGGCAAATATCGGCGTAAATCCGAACAACGACGGCGAGAGCGTGAAGCTATTTTTCCCTCCGATGACGGTCGAGCAACGCCAAGAAAACGCCAAGCACGCCAAAGCATTTGGCGAAAAGGCGAAAGTTAGCATCAGAAACATCAGAAAAGACGCTAACGACGAGGTAAAAAAGCTAGAAAAAGATAAAACAATCACCGAGGACGAGAGCAAAAAAGGGCAAGACGAAGTCCAAAAGATCACCGACAGCTACACGTCAAAGATCGACTCGCTTGTAAAAGAAAAAGAGAACGAGCTTTTAAAAGTTTAA
- the pyrE gene encoding orotate phosphoribosyltransferase: MDLEKIYKDAGAYLQGHFLLSSGNHSQFYLQSAKVLEDPQLAGALADELAAVIEKSGVEFDSVCSPALGGILAGYELARAAKKRFIFTERVERVMSLRRGFEVREGERFIVCEDIITTGGSALEAARVIESLGGKVVAFAALANRGFCKVANLAGSVAKHSAKLPTDKPFFALGNFEFEIYEPANCPLCADGSKAIKPGSRGN; encoded by the coding sequence ATGGATTTAGAGAAAATTTACAAGGACGCGGGCGCGTATTTGCAGGGTCATTTTTTGCTTAGTAGCGGCAACCACTCGCAGTTTTATCTGCAAAGCGCCAAAGTACTCGAGGATCCTCAGTTGGCCGGCGCTCTAGCAGACGAGCTAGCCGCCGTAATCGAAAAATCGGGCGTAGAGTTTGACAGTGTCTGTTCACCCGCTCTAGGCGGCATTTTGGCCGGCTACGAGCTAGCTCGCGCAGCAAAAAAACGCTTTATCTTTACCGAACGAGTCGAGCGTGTAATGAGCCTACGACGCGGCTTTGAGGTGAGAGAGGGCGAACGATTTATCGTTTGCGAGGACATCATAACCACGGGCGGCTCGGCGCTAGAGGCAGCGCGCGTGATCGAAAGCCTGGGCGGCAAGGTCGTGGCATTTGCCGCACTTGCTAATCGCGGCTTTTGTAAGGTCGCAAATTTAGCGGGCAGCGTCGCAAAACATAGCGCCAAACTACCTACCGACAAGCCGTTTTTTGCGCTGGGCAACTTTGAGTTTGAGATTTACGAGCCCGCAAACTGTCCACTCTGCGCCGATGGAAGCAAGGCGATAAAGCCCGGCAGCAGAGGTAACTAA
- a CDS encoding RDD family protein has protein sequence MAKQKAQLAGIGARVKAFITDLFLIGMPIYYLTTYVFLGGKDDFLHNQTAIFGANLAVALICCAFFAIKAQTPGYRSQNIYLIDLRSGRKLGFARVLLRYICFLLSGVSVVGLCLCFFRKDALNLHDLLTHSAAVCKKAE, from the coding sequence TTGGCAAAACAAAAAGCGCAACTAGCCGGTATCGGCGCGCGAGTAAAGGCCTTTATCACCGATCTTTTTTTGATCGGGATGCCGATATATTACCTCACGACCTATGTTTTCTTAGGCGGCAAAGACGACTTTTTACACAACCAAACCGCGATATTCGGGGCAAATCTCGCAGTCGCTCTCATCTGCTGCGCCTTTTTTGCGATCAAAGCCCAGACGCCCGGCTACCGTTCGCAAAATATCTACCTCATCGACCTACGCAGCGGCCGCAAACTCGGCTTCGCACGCGTTTTACTCCGTTACATCTGTTTTTTGCTCTCAGGAGTTAGCGTGGTCGGACTTTGCCTCTGCTTTTTTCGCAAGGACGCGCTAAATCTACACGATCTGCTCACGCACTCGGCCGCCGTCTGCAAAAAAGCCGAGTAA
- a CDS encoding type IV secretory system conjugative DNA transfer family protein, translating into MQKIMGFTRTRENAEKKGALIPSDFTHAAIIGETGSGKTTAMIYPNLLDRMQKGYAVFAVDYKGGESAKIKALARRAGRLKDVVSVGARLDAPINLIASMKPRDFKNCVKKPMESREKFWEEFGSSIATEFFKVLKALKIFAKKITPLSDCYTDAFYADVRTLARDFTFDVATILRLSQDLEKMLEFKDALSLICDNLDSSTLNFTRETIMINRAFLATTDEFLDATSRYKDIGDERTRDDFRNYSMMMSPFLGLMNDDSLNGDGEGAAGDASIAGLLNSGKIVIFNAASCDKSALSFLLNSFLPELLKRVTMKQKRPISLFLDESAKLLSENTELNEEILRECEVELVLAFQNEFLLKRAIGGTAYEALMGNLTNRYFMRNKDVVRLGGSEVDCSTLEKFECVLEGDKIALEPIFIDEAECLQAQLEFERKNRLHERLLGKIYENRVIEFDEELVDDGKIWVRDVDTGERECVFFSDEVLDIRPQDIYKRPPNTGGYNISLEDGTDDAQISFR; encoded by the coding sequence ATGCAAAAAATAATGGGATTTACGAGAACGCGGGAAAATGCGGAGAAAAAAGGCGCGCTGATACCTAGCGACTTCACGCACGCAGCCATCATCGGAGAGACTGGCAGCGGCAAGACGACGGCGATGATATATCCGAATTTACTTGACCGCATGCAAAAAGGCTACGCGGTGTTTGCCGTGGATTATAAAGGCGGTGAGAGCGCCAAAATCAAGGCTCTAGCGCGCAGAGCCGGCCGCCTAAAAGACGTCGTGAGCGTAGGCGCGAGGCTGGACGCGCCGATAAATCTCATCGCCTCGATGAAGCCGCGGGACTTTAAAAACTGCGTAAAAAAGCCGATGGAGTCGAGGGAGAAATTTTGGGAGGAGTTTGGCTCGAGCATCGCGACGGAGTTTTTTAAGGTGCTAAAGGCGCTTAAAATTTTCGCTAAAAAAATCACGCCGCTAAGCGATTGCTACACGGACGCCTTTTACGCCGACGTGCGTACGCTCGCGCGGGATTTTACCTTTGACGTCGCTACGATACTGCGCCTCTCGCAAGATCTAGAAAAGATGCTCGAGTTTAAAGACGCGCTGAGCCTGATCTGCGACAATCTCGACTCCTCGACGCTAAATTTTACCCGCGAGACGATAATGATAAACCGCGCGTTTTTGGCCACCACGGACGAGTTTTTGGACGCGACGAGCCGCTACAAGGATATCGGCGACGAGCGCACGAGAGATGATTTTCGCAACTACTCGATGATGATGTCGCCGTTTCTTGGCCTCATGAACGACGACTCGCTAAACGGCGACGGCGAGGGCGCTGCGGGCGACGCGAGTATCGCAGGGCTACTAAATAGCGGCAAGATCGTGATATTTAACGCCGCAAGCTGCGACAAAAGCGCGCTAAGTTTCCTGTTAAACAGCTTCTTACCCGAGCTTTTAAAGCGCGTAACGATGAAGCAAAAAAGGCCCATTAGCCTATTTCTCGACGAGTCGGCGAAGCTACTAAGCGAGAACACCGAGCTAAACGAAGAGATCCTGCGCGAGTGCGAGGTGGAGCTGGTGCTGGCGTTTCAAAACGAGTTTTTGCTCAAGCGTGCGATCGGCGGCACGGCGTACGAGGCGCTGATGGGCAACCTTACCAACCGCTACTTTATGCGCAACAAAGACGTCGTGAGGCTGGGCGGCAGCGAGGTGGACTGCTCTACGCTGGAGAAATTCGAGTGCGTGCTAGAGGGAGACAAGATCGCGCTGGAGCCGATTTTCATAGACGAAGCGGAGTGTCTGCAAGCGCAGCTGGAGTTTGAGCGCAAGAACCGTCTGCACGAGCGACTGCTGGGCAAAATCTACGAAAACCGCGTGATAGAGTTTGACGAGGAGCTCGTGGATGACGGCAAAATCTGGGTGCGCGATGTGGATACGGGCGAGCGCGAATGCGTGTTTTTCAGCGACGAGGTGCTGGATATCCGCCCGCAAGATATCTATAAACGCCCGCCAAATACCGGCGGCTACAATATCTCGCTCGAAGACGGCACGGACGACGCACAGATAAGCTTTAGGTAA
- a CDS encoding hydroxymethylpyrimidine/phosphomethylpyrimidine kinase, with translation MKKILIIAGSCSNGGAGLQADIKACAHFGCYSATAVTALTAENTDKIKNIVSLDPSFIADQLEMLAAEFSFDGVKIGMLFNEPIMDVVQGFLEKNSAPVVLDPVCVSKMGHKLIKDSAIERLKELMKFAAVTTPNLREADVLFGDDFTNLPCDVIVKKHIVAGKSIDTLYRKDGSVQNFETPLADPLVIIGAGCTFSSSLACLLARGESLESAIQQGKEYIYNAIITGIDTNLGVRKLLNHGVKF, from the coding sequence ATGAAAAAAATCCTCATCATCGCAGGCTCGTGTAGCAACGGCGGCGCGGGACTGCAAGCTGATATCAAGGCGTGCGCGCACTTTGGCTGCTATAGCGCGACGGCGGTCACGGCACTAACTGCCGAAAACACGGACAAGATCAAAAATATCGTTTCGCTAGATCCCTCGTTCATCGCCGATCAGCTCGAGATGCTCGCGGCAGAGTTCAGCTTCGATGGCGTTAAAATCGGCATGCTCTTTAACGAGCCCATCATGGACGTCGTGCAGGGTTTTTTAGAAAAAAACTCCGCTCCGGTTGTGCTAGATCCCGTCTGCGTCTCGAAAATGGGGCATAAACTCATCAAAGATAGCGCCATTGAGAGGTTAAAAGAGCTGATGAAATTTGCCGCTGTCACGACGCCAAATTTGCGCGAAGCCGACGTGCTTTTCGGCGATGATTTTACGAATTTGCCGTGCGACGTGATCGTGAAAAAGCACATCGTCGCTGGCAAAAGCATCGACACGCTCTACCGCAAGGACGGCAGCGTGCAAAACTTTGAGACGCCGCTGGCTGATCCGCTAGTTATCATCGGCGCTGGCTGCACGTTTTCTAGCTCGCTAGCCTGCCTGCTCGCTCGCGGCGAGAGCCTAGAAAGCGCCATCCAGCAAGGCAAAGAGTACATCTACAACGCCATAATCACGGGCATCGACACGAATCTAGGCGTGAGAAAACTGCTAAATCACGGGGTTAAATTTTGA
- a CDS encoding class I SAM-dependent methyltransferase, whose amino-acid sequence MEKIAFADIVSETLLINLYFRSKENEEAKPILKDEFLGDVASRIDYDFAKFDRSTLSRVGTVIRARFFDDCILKFTREHPAAVIVQVGAGLDTRPLRLAPVCSEAIFYDLDLPDVIALRDKLVPKAPQNYSLACSMLETAWMDELARKHAGAKFVFVLEGVAMYFEKAVFREFVLNLSERFEGLLLTDLINKFAARSNARKHDVLKFMKGDVKFKMSVEGADEVEAWNKDRIKCLEIGTMTDMYKDRWGFVARMLSYIKPFREACRMFVFALGKRG is encoded by the coding sequence ATGGAAAAGATCGCATTTGCGGATATCGTCTCCGAAACGCTACTTATAAATTTATACTTTAGAAGTAAGGAAAATGAGGAGGCCAAGCCCATACTAAAAGACGAATTTTTAGGCGACGTCGCGAGCAGGATCGATTACGATTTCGCCAAATTTGACCGCTCAACGCTAAGCAGGGTCGGCACGGTGATACGCGCGAGGTTTTTTGATGACTGCATACTTAAATTTACGCGCGAGCACCCGGCCGCCGTCATCGTTCAAGTAGGTGCTGGGCTTGATACCAGGCCTCTTAGGCTAGCTCCCGTTTGCTCCGAGGCAATCTTTTACGACCTTGATTTGCCTGACGTCATCGCGCTTCGCGATAAGCTCGTGCCAAAAGCGCCGCAAAACTACAGCCTAGCGTGCTCGATGCTAGAAACCGCGTGGATGGACGAGTTAGCCAGAAAACACGCGGGCGCGAAGTTCGTTTTCGTGTTAGAGGGCGTGGCGATGTATTTTGAAAAGGCGGTATTTCGCGAGTTTGTGCTAAATTTGAGCGAGCGGTTCGAGGGGCTTTTACTAACAGATTTGATAAATAAATTTGCCGCAAGGTCAAACGCGCGCAAGCACGACGTGCTCAAATTTATGAAAGGAGACGTTAAATTTAAGATGAGCGTAGAGGGCGCGGACGAGGTCGAAGCGTGGAATAAAGATCGCATAAAATGCCTGGAAATCGGCACAATGACAGATATGTACAAGGATCGCTGGGGGTTTGTCGCGCGCATGCTGAGTTATATAAAGCCGTTTCGCGAGGCGTGCAGGATGTTTGTTTTCGCTCTGGGCAAGCGCGGGTAA
- a CDS encoding metallophosphoesterase — MIKIKHINEDDYARIFVFGDMHGCLGLFNLMIKEINLTKKDLVIILGDSCDRGEDTIGLYKRYAELVRNGYALIHVLGNHEKMMMDGYFSGDTLDHQIWLRNGGDKTKRSIYKRNLNSFALSWLKDFIGDMPHIVSSEQSIFVHAAFDGDKSEEEQEEDYVLWSIEPFWESNNTGKRIFHGHVASEENRITRRENNVFSMDVGAVFFKRLEIMEIRSGEKFEVSLRE, encoded by the coding sequence ATGATAAAGATAAAACACATAAACGAAGATGATTACGCGCGGATTTTCGTATTCGGCGATATGCACGGCTGCCTCGGGCTTTTTAATCTGATGATTAAAGAGATAAATTTGACCAAAAAGGATTTGGTTATTATTTTAGGCGACAGCTGCGACCGCGGCGAGGATACGATCGGACTATACAAAAGATACGCCGAGCTCGTTAGAAACGGATACGCGCTGATCCACGTGCTAGGAAATCACGAGAAAATGATGATGGACGGGTATTTTAGCGGCGATACGCTAGATCATCAAATTTGGCTCAGAAACGGTGGCGACAAAACAAAAAGATCGATTTACAAGCGAAATTTAAATAGTTTCGCGCTCTCGTGGCTAAAGGATTTTATCGGCGATATGCCGCACATCGTGAGCTCGGAGCAAAGTATATTCGTCCACGCGGCCTTTGACGGCGATAAAAGCGAAGAGGAGCAGGAGGAGGACTACGTACTATGGAGTATAGAGCCCTTTTGGGAGAGTAACAATACGGGCAAGAGGATATTTCACGGGCACGTAGCTAGCGAAGAAAATAGGATAACCAGGCGCGAAAATAACGTCTTTTCGATGGACGTGGGTGCCGTGTTTTTTAAAAGGCTAGAGATAATGGAGATAAGAAGCGGCGAGAAATTTGAAGTGAGTTTAAGGGAGTAA
- a CDS encoding metallophosphoesterase family protein has product MIYFTSDLHFGHSNIMRFHPCFRPFSSVEAMDRALIRHWNERVNPCDTVYNIGDISFHKDMGTNISIFSKLNGKHVLVLGNHDEAIKKHKDELLAMKKQDGNALFEEIYEYKEITVQHGQDKFHLVLFHYPISEWNAGHHGAIQLYGHIHANIASVKGKALNVGYDLHGKILSFEEIYDFVKDLPPFEYSKHRMFSEEDSVESRSVRIREVLEKLNFDWP; this is encoded by the coding sequence ATGATTTATTTTACCTCCGATTTGCATTTCGGACATAGCAATATCATGAGATTTCATCCGTGCTTTAGGCCTTTTTCTAGCGTGGAGGCGATGGATAGGGCGCTTATTCGCCATTGGAACGAGAGGGTAAATCCCTGCGACACGGTCTATAACATAGGTGATATTAGCTTTCACAAGGATATGGGGACCAATATATCCATATTTAGCAAGCTAAACGGCAAGCACGTCCTAGTGCTAGGCAATCACGACGAGGCGATAAAAAAGCATAAAGACGAGCTGCTAGCTATGAAAAAGCAAGACGGCAACGCGCTGTTTGAGGAAATTTACGAATACAAAGAGATAACGGTGCAGCACGGGCAGGATAAATTTCACCTCGTGCTCTTTCACTATCCGATATCCGAGTGGAATGCAGGCCACCACGGCGCGATCCAGCTCTACGGCCACATCCACGCAAATATCGCAAGCGTAAAAGGCAAGGCGCTAAACGTCGGCTACGATCTGCACGGCAAGATTTTGAGCTTTGAGGAAATTTATGATTTCGTTAAAGACCTGCCGCCTTTTGAATATAGCAAACATAGGATGTTTAGCGAAGAAGATAGCGTAGAGAGTAGAAGCGTAAGGATAAGAGAGGTTTTAGAAAAGCTAAATTTTGACTGGCCTTAG
- a CDS encoding undecaprenyl-diphosphate phosphatase → MELSHIIVLALVQGISEFLPISSSAHLVLVPKLLGWADQGLAFDVAVHVGTLVAILFYFKDRLAGLVRDFFASIARREKVGDSTLVWSVGFATVPVGLFGLAFNDAIEQYARSGLVIAAMTIIFGIALYFADKKSGLKTEYEMTIKLALIVGLAQAIALIPGVSRSGVTMTAALMLGFSHSASANFSFLLSIPVIVLAGGLEAVKLIKTPDALPWSDLAIGAAVSGLSAYLCVRLFMALIARVSMLPFVIYRMILGVFLFVMFL, encoded by the coding sequence ATGGAGCTTTCGCATATTATAGTTTTGGCCCTAGTTCAGGGCATTAGTGAGTTTTTGCCGATCTCTAGCTCGGCTCACCTCGTACTCGTGCCTAAGCTACTTGGATGGGCGGATCAGGGGCTTGCCTTTGACGTGGCCGTTCACGTAGGCACGCTAGTGGCGATACTTTTTTATTTTAAGGACAGGCTTGCTGGGCTCGTGCGAGATTTTTTCGCGTCTATCGCGCGGCGCGAGAAGGTCGGCGACAGCACGCTCGTGTGGTCGGTCGGCTTTGCGACCGTGCCGGTGGGGCTTTTTGGCCTAGCGTTTAACGACGCCATCGAGCAGTACGCTAGAAGCGGGCTTGTGATCGCGGCGATGACGATAATCTTTGGTATCGCGCTCTACTTTGCAGACAAAAAATCGGGCCTAAAAACCGAATACGAAATGACGATCAAGCTCGCTCTCATCGTGGGGCTAGCACAGGCGATCGCGCTGATACCGGGCGTTTCGCGCTCGGGCGTGACGATGACGGCGGCGCTGATGCTTGGCTTTAGCCACAGCGCAAGCGCAAATTTCTCGTTTTTGCTCTCGATCCCGGTTATCGTGCTAGCAGGCGGCCTTGAGGCGGTAAAGCTGATAAAAACCCCGGACGCGCTGCCTTGGAGCGACCTTGCTATCGGCGCAGCGGTTAGCGGCCTTAGCGCGTATCTTTGCGTGCGGCTGTTTATGGCGCTGATCGCGCGCGTGAGCATGCTACCGTTCGTGATTTACCGCATGATTTTGGGCGTGTTTTTGTTTGTGATGTTTTTATGA
- the tkt gene encoding transketolase, which yields MLKKMADMIRFLCADMVQQANSGHPGAPMGLADVMVVLAKFLNHNPKNPNWLNRDRLVFSGGHASSLVYSFLHLSGYDLSLDDLKNFRQLGSKTPGHPEIHTKGVEVATGPLGQGVANAVGFAMAAKYAANLLNEPENTIIDHKIYCLCGDGDLQEGISYEACAVAGNLHLDNLVLIYDSNNITIEGDTSIAWSEDVKARFEAQGWDVARIDGHDYDQIEFALEQAAEKERPYLIIANTRIAKGAGELEGSHHSHGAPLGEEIIKAAKIAAGFDPERKFAIDEDVLIRFRAALEKGDLAEAQWNKKVENLSSESKNMLNALLNPDFSKINFPDFSGKKLATRDSNGVIMNEIARAIPGFIGGSADLAPSNKTELKGMGDFPNGRNIHYGIREHAMAAINNAVARYGLFLPFSATFFIFSDYLKPSARIAALMSIRHFFIFTHDSIGVGEDGPTHQPIEQLSTLRAMPNFYTFRPADGNENALCWKAALNLRAPSAFVLSRQGLAPLEKGEFGGVENGAYLLKRAQNAKITLIASGSEVELCVKAAEILAARGIGANVVSAPCFDLLCEQPREYVDQIIDPATKVIAVEAASALEWYKFADEIYSMKSFGESGKAGALFEYFGFTPEKIAEFAQELAK from the coding sequence ATGCTAAAAAAGATGGCTGATATGATAAGGTTTTTGTGCGCTGATATGGTGCAGCAGGCAAACAGCGGGCATCCGGGCGCGCCGATGGGACTAGCGGACGTCATGGTCGTGCTGGCTAAATTTCTAAATCACAATCCTAAAAATCCAAACTGGCTAAACCGCGACAGGCTCGTATTTAGCGGCGGTCACGCAAGCTCGCTCGTGTATAGCTTTTTGCATCTTAGCGGCTATGATCTTAGCCTTGATGATCTAAAAAACTTCCGTCAGCTAGGCTCCAAAACCCCAGGCCACCCGGAGATCCACACCAAAGGCGTCGAGGTTGCGACCGGACCGCTAGGGCAGGGCGTAGCAAACGCGGTTGGCTTTGCTATGGCGGCAAAATACGCGGCTAATCTGCTAAACGAGCCTGAAAACACCATCATCGACCATAAAATTTACTGCCTCTGCGGCGACGGAGACTTGCAGGAGGGCATCAGCTACGAGGCCTGTGCGGTTGCCGGCAACCTACATCTAGACAACCTCGTGCTGATCTACGACTCCAACAACATCACGATCGAGGGCGATACGAGCATCGCTTGGAGCGAGGACGTGAAGGCTAGATTTGAGGCGCAGGGCTGGGACGTCGCGCGCATCGACGGCCACGACTACGATCAGATCGAGTTTGCGCTCGAGCAAGCCGCCGAGAAGGAGCGCCCGTATCTCATCATCGCAAACACCCGCATCGCAAAGGGCGCGGGCGAGCTAGAGGGCAGCCATCATAGCCACGGCGCGCCGCTTGGTGAGGAGATCATAAAAGCCGCTAAAATCGCAGCTGGCTTTGATCCGGAGCGCAAATTTGCCATCGACGAGGACGTTCTTATTCGCTTCCGCGCCGCGCTAGAAAAGGGCGACCTAGCCGAAGCTCAGTGGAACAAAAAGGTAGAAAATCTAAGCAGCGAGAGCAAAAATATGCTAAACGCGCTGCTAAATCCTGATTTTAGCAAGATAAATTTCCCTGATTTTAGCGGCAAAAAGCTAGCCACGCGCGACAGCAACGGCGTCATAATGAACGAGATAGCGCGCGCGATACCCGGCTTTATCGGCGGTAGCGCGGATCTGGCGCCGTCAAACAAAACCGAGCTAAAGGGCATGGGCGACTTTCCTAACGGCCGCAACATCCACTACGGTATCCGCGAGCACGCCATGGCCGCGATAAACAACGCGGTCGCTAGATACGGGCTTTTCTTGCCGTTTAGCGCGACGTTTTTTATCTTTAGCGACTACCTAAAGCCGTCCGCGCGTATCGCTGCACTGATGAGCATCAGGCACTTTTTTATCTTTACGCACGACAGCATCGGCGTTGGCGAGGACGGCCCGACGCATCAGCCTATCGAGCAGCTTAGCACATTGCGCGCGATGCCGAATTTCTACACATTCCGTCCAGCCGACGGCAACGAAAATGCGCTTTGCTGGAAAGCTGCGCTAAATTTACGCGCTCCAAGCGCCTTTGTGCTTAGCCGCCAAGGCCTCGCTCCGCTTGAAAAGGGCGAATTTGGCGGCGTAGAAAATGGCGCTTATCTACTAAAACGCGCGCAAAACGCCAAAATCACGCTAATAGCCAGCGGCAGCGAAGTCGAGCTTTGCGTTAAAGCGGCTGAAATTTTAGCCGCTCGCGGTATCGGCGCGAACGTCGTCTCTGCTCCGTGCTTCGACCTGCTTTGCGAGCAGCCGCGCGAGTACGTAGATCAGATCATAGATCCAGCGACCAAGGTCATCGCCGTCGAAGCCGCAAGCGCGCTGGAGTGGTATAAATTTGCTGACGAGATCTACTCGATGAAGAGCTTTGGCGAGAGCGGCAAGGCGGGCGCATTGTTCGAATACTTCGGCTTCACGCCTGAAAAGATCGCGGAATTTGCGCAAGAGTTGGCGAAGTAA
- a CDS encoding polyprenyl synthetase family protein — protein sequence MAEFKAFLNAHLPSSPSFHPCFDEALSYTLKSGGKHFRAMLVAGVVAAVRPERKEAAFHVALAFETMHSYSLIHDDLPAMDDSDLRRGQPSLHVKFDEVTAILAGDALNTHAFYQIAKAPLDADVRIKCVEILSRNAGIYGMALGQAVDCYFENQKLGLEELKFLHIHKTARLIAASLQAGCVVAGLDEAEAARIYDIGLDLGLAFQIADDIIDATQSAETAGKPTHNDGAKNSFTNLLGVEGAVQAKNELIAKIERELGGVHAGIRAIVTGLIDKHLR from the coding sequence TTGGCTGAGTTTAAGGCGTTTTTGAACGCGCACTTGCCAAGCAGCCCTAGCTTTCATCCGTGCTTTGACGAGGCGCTTTCCTACACGCTAAAGTCGGGCGGCAAGCATTTTCGCGCGATGCTAGTCGCTGGCGTCGTAGCGGCGGTGCGTCCCGAGCGCAAAGAGGCGGCGTTTCACGTCGCGCTGGCATTTGAGACGATGCACAGCTACTCGCTCATCCACGACGATCTGCCTGCAATGGACGACTCGGATCTGCGCCGCGGACAGCCTAGTTTGCATGTCAAATTTGACGAAGTGACGGCGATCCTGGCTGGCGACGCGCTAAACACCCACGCTTTTTATCAGATAGCAAAAGCCCCGCTAGATGCGGACGTGCGCATAAAATGCGTCGAGATCCTAAGCCGCAACGCAGGCATCTACGGCATGGCGCTTGGGCAGGCGGTGGACTGTTATTTCGAGAATCAAAAACTAGGGCTTGAGGAGCTAAAATTTCTGCACATCCACAAGACCGCGCGCCTCATCGCGGCGAGCTTGCAAGCAGGCTGCGTCGTGGCGGGGCTAGACGAGGCGGAGGCTGCGCGCATCTACGATATCGGGCTTGATCTGGGGCTGGCGTTTCAGATCGCAGACGACATCATCGACGCGACGCAAAGCGCCGAAACGGCGGGCAAGCCGACGCATAACGACGGCGCGAAAAACTCCTTTACCAACCTTCTTGGCGTGGAGGGCGCGGTGCAGGCTAAAAACGAGCTCATCGCAAAGATAGAGCGCGAGCTAGGCGGCGTGCATGCAGGCATCCGCGCTATCGTGACGGGCCTCATAGACAAGCATTTGCGGTAA